A single region of the Halobacterium wangiae genome encodes:
- a CDS encoding glycine zipper 2TM domain-containing protein, translated as MRGQLKVAMSRAKYAAMGAAVGAAVGGAISRNAASTGGGVGALVGAIVGEKRASAVELADKIKERT; from the coding sequence ATGAGAGGTCAACTCAAAGTCGCGATGAGTCGAGCGAAGTACGCTGCCATGGGTGCGGCCGTCGGGGCTGCGGTCGGCGGCGCGATCAGCCGGAACGCCGCGAGCACCGGCGGCGGCGTCGGCGCGCTCGTCGGCGCGATCGTCGGCGAGAAGCGCGCGAGTGCGGTGGAACTCGCCGACAAGATCAAGGAACGGACGTAG
- a CDS encoding amidohydrolase translates to MTTLRVAGGRVLRPDMTVVEGDVLVDQEAGEILDVGDVSEGDERLDADGCLVMPGLVNAHCHAAMTLLRGYADDKPLEAWLQEDVWPAEAELGAEDVRAGTDLALVEMIKSGTTAFADMYFHVPEVAAAVERAGVRARLGHGVVTIGKDEDDAVADNEESIEVALEFDGAAGGRIRTAYMPHSLTTVGEAYLREFVGQAREAGVPVHFHANETTAEVDPIVDERGVRPLKYADSVGLLEPGDFLAHGVHTDDSEVELLAERSASVVHCPASNMKLASGMAPVQAMREAGVNVALGTDGAASNNDLDLFDELRDAAMLGKLAADDAAAVPAEAAVEMATAGGSRALGFDAGRIEVGANADLAVVDFSAPHLTPVHDYVSHLAYAAGGSDVRHTVCDGDVLMRDRAVLTLDEDAVRERAASRAAAVAERAA, encoded by the coding sequence ATGACCACACTGCGAGTCGCGGGCGGACGGGTCCTCCGACCGGACATGACCGTCGTGGAAGGCGACGTGCTCGTCGACCAGGAGGCGGGCGAGATTCTCGACGTGGGCGACGTGTCCGAGGGCGACGAGCGACTGGACGCCGACGGCTGCCTGGTGATGCCGGGGCTGGTGAACGCCCACTGCCACGCGGCGATGACGCTGCTGCGGGGGTACGCCGACGACAAACCCCTCGAGGCGTGGCTGCAGGAGGACGTCTGGCCGGCGGAGGCGGAGCTGGGCGCCGAGGACGTGCGGGCGGGGACGGACCTCGCGCTCGTGGAGATGATCAAGTCCGGGACGACGGCGTTCGCGGACATGTACTTCCACGTGCCGGAGGTCGCGGCGGCCGTCGAGAGAGCCGGCGTGCGGGCGCGACTGGGCCACGGCGTCGTCACCATCGGGAAGGACGAGGACGACGCAGTCGCGGACAACGAGGAGAGCATCGAGGTCGCACTGGAGTTCGACGGCGCGGCGGGCGGACGCATCCGCACGGCGTACATGCCCCACAGCCTCACGACCGTCGGCGAGGCGTACCTCCGGGAGTTCGTCGGGCAGGCCCGCGAGGCGGGCGTGCCAGTGCACTTCCACGCGAACGAGACGACCGCGGAGGTCGACCCCATCGTCGACGAGCGCGGCGTTCGTCCCCTCAAGTACGCCGACAGCGTGGGGCTGCTCGAACCCGGGGACTTCCTCGCGCACGGCGTCCACACCGACGACAGCGAGGTCGAGTTGCTCGCGGAGCGCTCGGCGAGCGTCGTCCACTGCCCGGCGTCGAACATGAAACTCGCCTCGGGGATGGCGCCCGTCCAGGCGATGCGCGAGGCAGGCGTGAACGTCGCGCTCGGCACCGACGGCGCGGCGTCGAACAACGACCTCGACCTCTTCGACGAACTCCGTGACGCCGCGATGCTCGGTAAACTCGCCGCGGACGACGCCGCCGCGGTGCCCGCGGAGGCGGCCGTCGAGATGGCCACTGCCGGCGGTTCGCGGGCGCTCGGCTTCGACGCCGGCCGCATCGAGGTGGGCGCGAACGCGGACCTCGCGGTCGTCGACTTCTCCGCGCCCCACCTCACGCCCGTCCACGACTACGTCTCCCACCTCGCGTACGCCGCGGGCGGGAGCGACGTCCGCCACACCGTCTGCGACGGCGACGTCCTGATGCGGGACCGGGCGGTGCTGACCCTCGACGAGGACGCGGTCCGGGAGCGCGCGGCGTCCCGTGCGGCCGCCGTCGCCGAACGAGCGGCGTAA
- the hisG gene encoding ATP phosphoribosyltransferase, which translates to MRIAVPNKGRLHDPTLDLLDRAGIGVENGADRQLYADTVDPDITVLYARAADIPEYVADGAADLGITGLDQVRESGVSNVADLLDLDYGKCRLVLAAPEDGDITEPADLDGKTVATEFPRVTRDYFEGEGVDPDIVEVTGATELTPHVEMADAIVDITSTGTTLRVNRLAIVDEVLQSSVRLFGREDVVDDSKVEQVVTALRSVLDAEGKRYLMLNAPEENLEAVEDVIPGLGGPTVLDVDEPGTVAVHAVVEERDVFEAVNALKGEGASGILVTEIERLVE; encoded by the coding sequence ATGCGAATAGCCGTGCCCAACAAGGGCCGTCTCCACGACCCGACGCTCGACCTCCTCGACAGAGCCGGTATCGGCGTCGAGAACGGCGCGGACCGACAGCTGTACGCCGACACGGTCGACCCCGACATCACCGTGCTGTACGCGCGAGCGGCCGACATCCCGGAGTACGTCGCGGACGGCGCGGCGGACCTCGGCATCACGGGCCTCGATCAGGTGCGGGAGTCCGGGGTGAGCAACGTCGCGGACCTGCTCGACCTCGACTACGGGAAGTGCCGGCTGGTGCTGGCGGCGCCCGAGGACGGTGACATCACCGAACCCGCGGACCTGGACGGGAAGACCGTCGCGACGGAGTTCCCGCGGGTCACCCGGGACTACTTCGAGGGGGAGGGCGTGGACCCGGACATCGTGGAGGTCACGGGGGCGACCGAACTGACGCCCCACGTCGAGATGGCCGACGCGATCGTGGACATCACGTCGACGGGGACGACGCTGCGGGTGAACCGGCTCGCCATCGTCGACGAGGTGCTCCAGAGTTCGGTGCGGCTGTTCGGCCGCGAGGACGTCGTCGACGACTCGAAGGTCGAGCAGGTCGTGACGGCGCTCCGGTCCGTGCTCGACGCGGAGGGGAAGCGCTACCTGATGCTGAACGCGCCCGAGGAGAACCTCGAGGCCGTCGAGGACGTCATCCCGGGGCTCGGCGGCCCCACCGTGCTCGACGTCGACGAACCGGGGACGGTCGCGGTGCACGCCGTCGTCGAGGAGCGGGACGTCTTCGAGGCGGTCAACGCCCTCAAGGGCGAGGGCGCGTCGGGCATCCTGGTCACCGAGATTGAGCGGCTCGTGGAGTAG
- a CDS encoding DUF7473 family protein produces MVPLAVQPSPGTLAQYVGTFLAGWLLFSFTAHAAATYVLGEVPWKRAFLVGLAPAIVTIALVRYSPLVIVAVGLTADLVAVHAVYRVKYRTALLVVVMHYVVSLALVLLAANLLALLGTAPG; encoded by the coding sequence GTGGTCCCGCTCGCGGTCCAGCCCAGCCCGGGGACGCTCGCCCAGTACGTCGGCACGTTCCTCGCCGGCTGGCTCCTGTTCAGCTTCACCGCCCACGCGGCGGCGACCTACGTGCTCGGCGAGGTGCCCTGGAAGCGCGCGTTCCTCGTCGGCCTCGCGCCCGCCATCGTCACCATCGCGCTCGTCCGCTACAGCCCACTGGTCATCGTCGCAGTCGGCCTCACCGCCGACCTCGTCGCCGTCCACGCCGTCTACCGGGTGAAGTACCGGACGGCGCTGCTCGTCGTCGTGATGCACTACGTGGTGTCGCTCGCGCTCGTGCTGCTCGCCGCGAACCTGCTCGCGCTGCTCGGCACCGCGCCCGGGTAG
- a CDS encoding DUF7282 domain-containing protein, with protein sequence MPTAGHIRTLGVVAVAAMVALSGGVAAAAFVAPTTTQSTAPQTDASNALQQADASVTFDDQTATGNTVTIQNVTLPEGGYVAVHATTGGANDTVGDVIGVSDYLEAGSYEDVTVTLYEDVPGADFENTAVNGTETLVAMAHQETSDTDQGGQPTTTPDDNETTTATDTTTTTTDTTTADTTTTETTTTETTTETPNGGTNDTTDDNTTDGNATAMFGAAQQQQQESPTFDFVTSDGQEDGPYLVDGEPVTDSAEVTFAGETTPGEDDGATDDTEAATGGLVVEDLDAPGYAVPGSNVTVDATVTNEGGENREEDVAFRLEDGDVDVVVHQTVAVGAGETTTVTFEVDTTGVPNATYIHGVTTENSSEFDVIDVTNESAVDVEDQNVTGGTFTVDSVFVPEGGYVALHDDSVLDANASAGPETVVGVSDYLEAGYHEDVNVTLYGDVPGADFGNVTLSDTETVVAVPHVETNQTDAGNATSTFDFVTSGGVEDGPDLVDGELVVDAATVTPDETETNTTA encoded by the coding sequence ATGCCCACAGCTGGACACATCCGAACGCTCGGCGTCGTCGCTGTCGCCGCCATGGTCGCACTCTCTGGCGGCGTGGCGGCGGCCGCGTTCGTGGCGCCGACGACGACACAGAGCACCGCACCACAGACAGACGCCTCGAACGCGCTACAGCAGGCCGACGCCAGCGTGACGTTCGACGACCAGACCGCGACGGGGAACACAGTCACTATCCAGAACGTCACGCTCCCCGAGGGCGGCTACGTCGCCGTCCACGCCACTACCGGCGGAGCGAACGACACCGTCGGGGACGTAATCGGCGTCTCCGACTACCTCGAAGCGGGTAGCTACGAGGACGTCACCGTCACGCTGTACGAGGACGTGCCCGGCGCCGACTTCGAGAACACCGCCGTGAACGGCACGGAGACGCTGGTGGCGATGGCCCACCAGGAGACCAGCGACACCGACCAGGGCGGCCAGCCGACGACCACGCCGGACGACAACGAGACGACCACGGCGACGGACACGACCACCACAACGACGGACACGACTACGGCAGACACGACCACGACGGAGACGACTACGACGGAGACGACCACAGAGACGCCGAACGGCGGCACGAACGACACCACGGACGACAACACAACCGACGGGAACGCCACCGCGATGTTCGGCGCTGCCCAGCAGCAACAGCAGGAGTCGCCGACCTTCGACTTCGTCACGAGTGACGGCCAGGAGGACGGTCCGTACCTCGTCGACGGCGAACCCGTCACCGACTCCGCCGAGGTGACCTTCGCGGGCGAGACGACGCCCGGTGAGGACGACGGCGCGACCGACGACACCGAGGCGGCGACCGGCGGCCTGGTCGTCGAGGACCTCGACGCACCCGGGTACGCGGTGCCGGGCAGCAACGTCACGGTCGACGCGACGGTGACCAACGAGGGTGGCGAGAACCGCGAGGAGGACGTCGCCTTCCGCCTCGAAGACGGGGACGTCGACGTCGTGGTGCACCAGACGGTCGCGGTCGGAGCCGGCGAGACCACGACCGTGACGTTCGAGGTGGACACCACGGGCGTCCCGAACGCGACGTACATCCACGGCGTCACCACGGAGAACTCCAGTGAGTTCGACGTGATCGACGTCACGAACGAGTCCGCGGTCGACGTCGAGGACCAGAACGTGACCGGCGGGACGTTCACCGTCGACTCCGTGTTCGTCCCCGAGGGCGGCTACGTCGCCCTCCACGACGACAGCGTCCTCGACGCGAACGCGTCGGCCGGGCCGGAGACCGTCGTCGGCGTCTCCGACTACCTCGAAGCCGGCTACCACGAGGACGTCAACGTCACGCTGTACGGAGACGTGCCCGGCGCCGACTTCGGAAACGTGACGCTGAGCGACACGGAGACGGTCGTCGCGGTGCCGCACGTCGAGACGAACCAGACCGACGCCGGCAACGCGACCAGCACCTTCGACTTCGTCACGTCCGGCGGGGTGGAAGACGGCCCCGACCTCGTCGACGGTGAACTGGTCGTCGACGCTGCCACCGTGACCCCCGACGAGACGGAGACCAACACGACTGCCTGA
- a CDS encoding TATA-box-binding protein produces the protein MTDPKETINIENVVASTGIGQELDLQSVAMDLEGADYDPEQFPGLVYRTQEPKSAALIFRSGKIVCTGAKSTDDVHESLRIVFDKLRELSIQVEDEPEIVVQNIVTSADLGRQLNLNAIAIGLGLENIEYEPEQFPGLVYRLDEPEVVALLFGSGKLVITGGKKPEDAEHAVDKIVSRLEELGLLE, from the coding sequence ATGACCGACCCCAAGGAAACCATCAACATTGAAAACGTGGTCGCCTCGACGGGAATCGGCCAGGAACTCGACCTCCAGAGCGTCGCGATGGACCTCGAGGGCGCCGACTACGACCCCGAGCAGTTCCCCGGCCTCGTCTACCGAACCCAGGAACCGAAGAGCGCCGCGCTCATCTTCCGCTCCGGGAAGATCGTCTGCACCGGCGCGAAGTCGACCGACGACGTCCACGAGAGCCTCCGCATCGTCTTCGACAAGCTCCGCGAACTCTCCATCCAGGTCGAGGACGAACCCGAGATCGTCGTCCAGAACATCGTCACGTCCGCCGACCTCGGCCGCCAGCTCAACCTGAACGCCATCGCCATCGGCCTCGGCCTCGAGAACATCGAGTACGAGCCCGAGCAGTTCCCCGGCCTCGTCTACCGCCTCGACGAACCCGAGGTCGTCGCGCTGCTGTTCGGCTCCGGGAAGCTCGTCATCACCGGCGGGAAGAAGCCCGAGGACGCCGAACACGCCGTCGACAAGATCGTCTCCCGGCTCGAAGAGCTCGGCCTCCTCGAGTAG
- a CDS encoding AAA family ATPase, which yields MDAPLWIDTHAPSLADIPQADVRDRLQEAVDEPVNLVVYGPEGTGKTAAVRALAEQAHADPDNDLVELNVADFFGMTKKEISEDPRFASFISSKRRRNSSKADLINHVLKETASYAPVSGEYNTILLDNAEAIREDFQQALRRVMERHHEATQFVIGTRQPSKLIPPIHSRCFPVSMRAPTPEEIVAVLRDIVEAEGVDYDEDGLEFVAGYADGNLRKAVLGAQTTAEQEGEVTMNAAYETLQEVGSDDAVESMLDDAEAGEFTDARKTLDDLLVDEGMDGEEVLRDLLRVGRSRYSGDELAALHVLAGDVEFDLTQGNSDRIQLGRLLAELGR from the coding sequence ATGGACGCTCCGCTGTGGATAGACACGCACGCGCCGTCGCTGGCGGACATCCCGCAGGCCGACGTGCGCGACCGCCTCCAGGAGGCCGTCGACGAACCCGTGAACCTCGTGGTGTACGGCCCCGAGGGCACGGGGAAGACGGCCGCGGTGCGCGCGCTCGCCGAGCAGGCGCACGCGGACCCCGACAACGACCTCGTGGAGCTGAACGTCGCGGACTTCTTCGGCATGACGAAGAAGGAGATCAGCGAGGACCCCCGGTTCGCGTCGTTCATCTCCTCGAAGCGCCGCCGGAACTCCTCGAAGGCCGACCTCATCAACCACGTGCTCAAGGAGACGGCGAGCTACGCGCCGGTCTCCGGGGAGTACAACACCATCCTACTGGACAACGCCGAAGCTATCCGCGAGGACTTCCAGCAGGCGCTGCGCCGCGTGATGGAGCGCCACCACGAGGCGACGCAGTTCGTCATCGGGACCCGGCAGCCCTCGAAGCTCATCCCGCCGATCCACTCGCGGTGTTTCCCGGTGTCGATGCGGGCCCCCACGCCCGAAGAGATCGTCGCCGTACTCCGCGACATCGTCGAGGCGGAGGGCGTCGACTACGACGAGGACGGCCTGGAGTTCGTCGCGGGCTACGCCGACGGCAACCTCCGGAAGGCCGTGCTGGGCGCCCAGACGACCGCCGAGCAGGAGGGCGAGGTGACGATGAACGCCGCCTACGAGACGCTCCAGGAGGTCGGCTCCGACGACGCCGTCGAGTCGATGCTCGACGACGCCGAGGCCGGCGAGTTCACGGACGCCCGGAAGACCCTCGACGACCTGCTCGTCGACGAGGGGATGGACGGCGAGGAGGTCCTGCGGGACCTGCTCCGCGTCGGACGCTCGCGGTACTCCGGCGACGAACTCGCGGCGCTCCACGTGCTCGCCGGCGACGTGGAGTTCGACCTCACGCAGGGGAACAGCGACCGCATCCAGCTCGGCCGCCTGCTCGCGGAACTCGGGCGGTAG
- the rnz gene encoding ribonuclease Z — MTLQVTFLGTSGAIPTTARNPSSVFVRREGEAFLFDAGEATQRQMMRYGTGFDVSDVFVTHAHGDHVLGLPGLVQTWDFNDREDTLTIHVPRGIGRSVRQLVFAIGGDVGYPVRVEEVDPGEVALDREEFEVRAFQTDHRTTSVGYALVEDDRKGRFDRERAEELGVPVGPKFSRLHDGEAVELDDGTVVRPEQVVGDPRPGRTLVYTGDTRPHDAVVAAAEGADLLIHDATFADDAADRAAQTGHSTAGEAADVATRAGVAALALTHISSRYAGDAREIREDAEKAFDGEVFVAHDGLEYDVPFPDAE; from the coding sequence ATGACGCTCCAGGTGACGTTCCTCGGGACGAGCGGCGCCATCCCGACGACGGCACGCAACCCGAGCTCGGTGTTCGTCCGGCGCGAGGGCGAGGCGTTCCTCTTCGACGCTGGCGAGGCGACGCAGCGCCAGATGATGCGCTACGGCACGGGCTTCGACGTCTCCGACGTGTTCGTCACGCACGCCCACGGCGACCACGTCCTCGGACTCCCGGGACTCGTCCAGACGTGGGACTTCAACGACCGCGAGGACACGCTGACGATCCACGTCCCCCGGGGTATCGGCCGCTCGGTCCGACAGTTAGTGTTCGCCATCGGCGGGGACGTCGGCTACCCGGTCCGCGTCGAGGAGGTCGACCCGGGGGAGGTCGCTCTCGACCGCGAGGAGTTCGAGGTCCGCGCGTTCCAGACCGACCACCGCACCACATCCGTCGGCTACGCGCTCGTCGAGGACGACCGGAAGGGCCGCTTCGACCGGGAGCGCGCGGAGGAACTCGGCGTCCCCGTCGGCCCGAAATTCTCCCGACTCCACGACGGCGAAGCGGTCGAACTGGACGACGGGACGGTCGTCCGCCCGGAGCAGGTCGTCGGCGACCCGCGGCCCGGTCGCACGCTTGTCTACACGGGTGACACGCGGCCCCACGACGCAGTGGTCGCCGCCGCCGAGGGCGCCGACCTCCTGATCCACGACGCGACGTTCGCCGACGACGCCGCCGACCGCGCCGCCCAGACCGGCCACTCGACCGCCGGCGAGGCAGCTGACGTCGCCACTCGCGCCGGAGTCGCGGCGCTCGCGCTCACGCACATCTCCTCGCGGTACGCGGGCGACGCTCGGGAGATCAGGGAGGACGCGGAGAAGGCCTTCGACGGCGAGGTGTTCGTCGCTCACGACGGCCTGGAGTACGACGTGCCGTTCCCCGACGCCGAGTGA
- a CDS encoding TIGR01177 family methyltransferase: MYVLELGGDDDQFAAAEAAAAATEVRVVAPGLAVASDVDRERFRGLAYAHRAGDHVADTDASVDTAADALRTADVDCEGSVAVRARDVRGTAGVDTQRAERELGGVLVDRGFAVDLEDPDHELRALFAEDSAYLAWLAAESVRDYGDRKPTDRPFFQPGSMDPLLARAVCNLARVEAGDRVLDPMCGTGGVLVEAGLLGARPLGTDAQSKMVRGARQNLAHFLDDYDVARADATSLPLRDDSVDAAVFDAPYGRQSKIETHDLADLVGGALAEVRRVSDRCVLVADRDWRDEAADAGWTVESRFERRVHRSLVRYVLVLE; the protein is encoded by the coding sequence GTGTACGTCCTCGAACTCGGCGGTGACGACGATCAGTTCGCCGCCGCCGAAGCCGCGGCCGCCGCCACCGAGGTCCGCGTCGTCGCGCCCGGTCTCGCCGTCGCCAGCGACGTGGACCGCGAGCGCTTCCGCGGCCTCGCGTACGCCCACCGCGCCGGCGACCACGTGGCCGACACCGACGCCAGCGTCGACACCGCGGCGGACGCCCTCCGGACCGCCGATGTCGACTGCGAGGGGTCGGTCGCCGTCCGCGCCCGGGACGTCCGCGGCACCGCGGGCGTCGACACCCAGCGCGCCGAACGCGAACTCGGCGGCGTGCTCGTCGACCGCGGCTTCGCCGTCGACCTCGAGGACCCCGACCACGAACTGCGCGCGCTATTTGCGGAGGATTCCGCCTACCTCGCCTGGCTCGCCGCCGAGTCCGTCCGCGACTACGGCGACCGCAAGCCCACCGACCGCCCGTTCTTCCAGCCGGGGAGCATGGACCCGCTGCTCGCCCGCGCCGTCTGCAACCTCGCCCGCGTCGAAGCCGGCGACCGCGTCCTCGACCCGATGTGCGGGACCGGTGGCGTGCTCGTCGAGGCCGGACTGCTCGGCGCACGCCCCCTGGGGACGGACGCCCAGTCGAAGATGGTCCGGGGCGCCCGCCAGAATCTCGCGCACTTCCTCGACGACTACGACGTGGCGCGCGCCGACGCTACCAGCCTCCCGCTCCGGGACGACAGCGTCGACGCAGCAGTGTTCGACGCGCCGTACGGCCGGCAGTCCAAGATCGAGACTCACGACCTCGCGGACCTCGTCGGCGGCGCGCTCGCGGAGGTCCGCCGCGTGAGCGACCGCTGTGTCCTCGTCGCGGACCGCGACTGGCGCGACGAAGCGGCGGACGCGGGGTGGACCGTCGAATCCCGGTTCGAGCGCCGCGTCCACCGCTCGCTAGTGCGGTACGTGCTCGTGCTGGAGTGA
- a CDS encoding DUF460 domain-containing protein yields the protein MSTRTSALDALVFGVDVQSGDVRGDAPSYALVVFDGETIERDVVTRRKLLRRVDSEEPAILATDNMYELAADKDQLVHLLRGLPEATKLVQVTGDERPEPLSRVAKRHGVPYGKPAMEEAEAAARLAARNVGYEVSAFTNETTVKVSRGRSTGGGGGWSEDRFTRRIHGSVKRASREVESKLTEAGLEFEREVTEKYGGYANAVFTVQARPEDIPVSSRRSGDTRVEVEPVRRDGIEFRPLARRRDRVFVGVDPGTTTAVALVGLDGHVLDVMSTRTADTAAVIEWIIEHGRPILVAADVTPMPNTVEKIRASFDAAGWAPDTDLPVDEKQHRTREEGYDDDHQRDALAAALYAYDAHEDQIRRVTEQTPRELDVGEVVGRVVGGEPLTAVLSDLEESEEPEEETVEHDPRELTAEERRIRDLQSQVGRLRSHVADLEAELDEKDDQIAEYEDELSEARREERQEARERREATRLQWENDRLETELDEERERADELASKLERLKELWKLDHSNFADVNTSGDLVAVKPIDQFTVDAIEAVDEEYGIASGDVVYLRDASGAGRRTAELLASFDPRVVLRSGGLSDAADEVLFEHDVPVGPADDVTIREVDELALASERDVEAVVAEWRERREERQREQKESMVDSIISEHRADRE from the coding sequence TTGAGTACCCGTACGAGCGCCCTCGACGCCCTCGTCTTTGGCGTCGACGTGCAGAGTGGCGACGTGCGTGGGGACGCACCCTCCTACGCGCTCGTCGTCTTCGACGGAGAGACGATAGAGCGCGACGTCGTCACCCGCCGGAAGCTACTGCGCCGCGTCGACAGCGAGGAACCGGCCATCCTCGCGACGGACAACATGTACGAGCTGGCGGCGGACAAGGACCAGCTCGTCCACCTCCTCCGGGGGCTGCCCGAGGCGACGAAACTGGTGCAGGTGACCGGCGACGAGCGCCCGGAACCGCTGTCCCGGGTCGCCAAGCGCCACGGCGTCCCCTACGGCAAACCCGCGATGGAGGAGGCCGAGGCCGCGGCCCGTCTCGCCGCGCGGAACGTCGGCTACGAGGTGTCGGCGTTCACGAACGAGACGACGGTGAAGGTCTCCCGGGGCCGCTCGACGGGTGGCGGTGGCGGGTGGAGCGAGGACCGCTTCACGCGCCGCATCCACGGCTCCGTGAAGCGCGCGAGTCGCGAGGTGGAGTCGAAGCTGACGGAGGCCGGCCTCGAGTTCGAGCGGGAGGTCACGGAGAAGTACGGCGGCTACGCGAACGCCGTCTTCACCGTGCAGGCCCGCCCCGAGGACATCCCCGTCTCCAGTCGGCGCTCCGGTGACACCCGCGTGGAGGTCGAGCCAGTGCGTCGGGACGGCATCGAGTTCCGGCCGCTCGCGCGCCGCCGGGACCGCGTGTTCGTCGGCGTCGACCCTGGCACGACGACGGCCGTCGCGCTGGTCGGCCTGGACGGCCACGTACTCGACGTGATGAGCACGCGGACCGCCGACACCGCCGCGGTCATCGAGTGGATCATCGAACACGGCCGTCCCATCCTGGTCGCGGCGGACGTGACGCCGATGCCGAACACCGTCGAGAAGATCCGCGCGAGCTTCGACGCCGCCGGCTGGGCGCCCGACACGGACCTCCCGGTCGACGAGAAACAGCACCGCACCCGCGAGGAGGGGTACGACGACGACCACCAGCGGGACGCCCTGGCGGCGGCGCTGTACGCCTACGATGCCCACGAGGACCAGATCCGGCGCGTCACCGAGCAGACGCCGCGCGAACTCGACGTTGGCGAGGTGGTGGGGCGGGTCGTCGGCGGCGAACCGCTCACCGCCGTCCTCTCGGACCTCGAGGAGTCCGAGGAGCCCGAGGAGGAGACGGTCGAGCACGACCCCCGGGAGCTCACCGCGGAGGAGCGCCGCATCCGCGACCTGCAGTCCCAGGTCGGGCGGCTCCGGTCCCACGTCGCGGACCTGGAGGCCGAACTCGACGAGAAGGACGACCAGATCGCGGAGTACGAGGACGAACTCTCCGAGGCTCGCCGCGAGGAGCGCCAGGAGGCCCGCGAGCGCCGCGAGGCCACCCGCCTCCAGTGGGAGAACGACCGCCTCGAGACCGAACTCGACGAGGAGCGCGAGCGCGCCGACGAACTCGCGTCGAAGCTCGAGCGGCTGAAGGAACTGTGGAAACTCGACCACTCGAACTTCGCGGACGTGAACACGAGCGGCGACCTCGTCGCCGTCAAACCCATCGACCAGTTCACCGTCGACGCTATCGAGGCCGTCGACGAGGAGTACGGCATCGCCAGCGGCGACGTCGTCTACCTCCGGGACGCCTCCGGCGCGGGCCGCCGCACCGCGGAACTGCTCGCGTCGTTCGACCCCCGCGTCGTCCTGCGCTCGGGCGGGCTCTCGGACGCCGCCGACGAGGTGCTGTTCGAACACGACGTCCCGGTCGGCCCCGCCGACGACGTGACCATCCGCGAGGTGGACGAACTCGCGCTCGCCAGCGAACGGGACGTGGAGGCGGTCGTCGCGGAGTGGCGCGAGCGCCGCGAGGAACGACAGCGCGAGCAGAAGGAGAGCATGGTCGACTCCATCATCAGCGAACACCGCGCCGACCGGGAGTAG